Proteins co-encoded in one Acidovorax sp. 69 genomic window:
- a CDS encoding cell division protein FtsQ/DivIB, protein MTNTLPAPLDVKLMNLTASVLFVGFVAFVLAAGAWWVLRYQGFAIARIVVQGELAHNNAVTLRANVAPHLAGNFFTVDLRSAREAFEQVPWVRRAQVRRVYPGSLRVELQEHDAVAYWGPESGSALVNTQGEVFEANVGDVEQEGLPRLQGPAGSSPEVLQMYGLIQPVFKPLGLDVDELELTGRGGWRATLDSEAVVELGGGAPQEVVQRTQRFIRTLTQVAAQYGRRVDALESADLRHAGGYALRLRGVSTVSADAAGSPGGVRRR, encoded by the coding sequence ATGACCAACACCTTGCCAGCACCTCTGGACGTCAAGCTCATGAACCTGACCGCATCGGTCCTGTTCGTGGGCTTTGTGGCGTTTGTGCTGGCAGCGGGGGCCTGGTGGGTGTTGCGTTACCAGGGGTTTGCCATTGCGCGCATCGTGGTGCAGGGCGAGCTTGCACACAACAACGCCGTGACTTTGCGGGCCAACGTGGCGCCGCATCTGGCGGGCAATTTTTTCACCGTGGACCTGCGCTCCGCCCGCGAGGCCTTCGAGCAGGTGCCCTGGGTACGCCGTGCGCAGGTGCGACGTGTGTATCCCGGCAGCCTGCGCGTAGAGCTGCAGGAGCACGACGCCGTGGCGTACTGGGGCCCCGAGAGCGGCTCCGCGCTGGTCAACACGCAGGGCGAGGTGTTCGAGGCCAACGTGGGCGATGTGGAGCAGGAAGGCCTGCCGCGCCTGCAAGGGCCTGCAGGCAGCTCGCCCGAGGTGCTGCAGATGTATGGCTTGATCCAGCCCGTGTTCAAGCCCCTGGGGCTGGATGTGGATGAGCTGGAACTCACGGGCCGAGGGGGCTGGCGTGCCACGCTCGACAGCGAGGCCGTGGTGGAGCTGGGGGGCGGAGCGCCCCAGGAAGTGGTGCAACGCACGCAGCGCTTTATCCGGACCCTGACACAGGTGGCTGCGCAGTATGGCCGGCGTGTGGACGCGCTGGAGTCCGCCGATTTGCGGCATGCGGGAGGCTACGCCCTGCGCTTGCGGGGCGTGAGCACGGTCAGCGCGGACGCTGCCGGTTCCCCTGGCGGCGTGCGCAGGAGGTGA
- a CDS encoding D-alanine--D-alanine ligase codes for MTLIDSNVDVKALGKVAVLMGGASAEREVSLMSGSGVLQALRSRGVDAHAFDPAQSDLGDLKRDGYARCFIALHGRHGEDGTVQGALELLGIPYTGPGVMASSIAMDKIMTKRIWRFEGLPTPDWRLVSSAEQTVQALLALGAPMIVKPSREGSTIGLTKVTSPAQCEQAYLLASKYDPEVLCEQFIEGDETTCPVLGEGAGAHALPVIRIVAPEGNYDYQNKYFTDVTQYHCPSGLPEAEEREIQRLVVQAFRALGCRGWGRADIMIRASDRQPFLLEINTSPGMTGHSLVPMSARASGISYEDLCVGVLATATLDTPPGATLGALSA; via the coding sequence ATGACCCTTATTGATTCAAATGTGGATGTGAAAGCGCTGGGCAAGGTGGCGGTGCTGATGGGCGGTGCTTCGGCCGAGCGCGAAGTGTCATTGATGTCGGGCAGCGGTGTGCTGCAGGCCTTGCGCTCGCGGGGCGTGGATGCCCATGCGTTCGATCCCGCGCAAAGCGACCTGGGCGACCTCAAGCGCGATGGCTATGCACGCTGCTTCATCGCGCTGCATGGCCGCCATGGTGAAGATGGCACTGTGCAGGGTGCTCTGGAGCTGCTGGGTATTCCCTACACGGGCCCTGGCGTCATGGCATCGAGCATCGCCATGGACAAGATCATGACCAAGCGCATCTGGCGCTTTGAAGGACTGCCCACACCCGACTGGCGTCTGGTGTCCAGCGCAGAACAGACGGTGCAGGCCCTGCTGGCGCTGGGTGCACCAATGATCGTGAAGCCCTCGCGCGAGGGCTCCACGATCGGCCTGACCAAGGTCACTTCGCCAGCGCAGTGCGAGCAGGCCTACCTGCTGGCCTCGAAATACGACCCCGAAGTGTTGTGCGAGCAGTTCATCGAGGGTGACGAGACCACTTGCCCGGTATTGGGTGAAGGTGCTGGCGCCCATGCGTTGCCTGTGATCCGCATCGTGGCACCCGAAGGCAACTACGACTACCAGAACAAGTACTTCACGGACGTGACGCAATACCACTGCCCGAGCGGTTTGCCCGAGGCCGAAGAGCGCGAGATCCAGCGCCTGGTGGTGCAGGCTTTTCGTGCGCTGGGCTGCCGGGGCTGGGGACGTGCGGACATCATGATCCGCGCCAGCGACCGCCAGCCATTCTTGCTGGAGATCAATACCTCGCCCGGCATGACAGGCCATTCGCTCGTACCCATGTCGGCGCGCGCGTCCGGTATCAGCTATGAAGACTTGTGTGTGGGGGTGTTGGCGACGGCCACGCTCGATACGCCACCAGGCGCCACGTTGGGAGCCCTCAGCGCATGA
- the murC gene encoding UDP-N-acetylmuramate--L-alanine ligase, protein MKHAIRHIHFVGLGGAGMSGIAEVLFNLGYRISGSDLADSATLRRLQGLGITTCLGHAAAHIDGADAVVTSTAVTSDNPEVLAARAKKIPVVPRALMLAELMRLKQGIAIAGTHGKTTTTSLVTSVLAEAGLDPTFVIGGKLNSAGANAKLGSGDYIVVEADESDASFLNLLPVMAVVTNIDADHMETYGHDFGRLKGAFVDFLHRMPFYGTAILCVDSPAVRDILQSVTCPITSYGFSEDAQVRAVNVRAEAGQMHFTVQRRNGVTLPDLDIVLNLAGEHNVLNALSAIAVAVELNIPDEAVQRALAGFKGVGRRFQSYGNLPAKDGGLFTVIDDYGHHPVEMAATLAAARGAFPGRRLVLAFQPHRYSRTRDCFEDFVKVIGNADAVLLTEVYAAGEAPVVAADGRSLARALRVAGRVEPMFVDNVADLPQAIGDNARNGDVVMCMGAGSIGAVPGKVVDLLQNSELKAVEGSAL, encoded by the coding sequence ATGAAACACGCGATTCGCCACATTCACTTCGTTGGCCTGGGCGGCGCCGGCATGAGCGGCATCGCCGAGGTGTTGTTCAACCTGGGTTACCGCATCTCGGGCTCTGACCTGGCCGACAGCGCCACGCTGCGCCGCCTGCAGGGCCTGGGCATCACCACCTGCCTGGGCCATGCCGCTGCGCACATCGATGGCGCTGATGCGGTAGTGACGTCCACCGCGGTGACTTCGGACAACCCCGAGGTGCTGGCCGCGCGCGCGAAAAAGATCCCGGTAGTGCCCCGCGCGCTCATGCTGGCCGAGTTGATGCGCCTGAAGCAGGGCATCGCCATTGCAGGCACCCACGGCAAGACCACCACCACCAGCCTGGTGACCAGCGTGCTGGCCGAGGCCGGTCTGGACCCGACCTTTGTCATCGGCGGCAAACTCAACAGCGCGGGTGCCAATGCCAAGTTGGGCAGTGGCGACTACATCGTGGTTGAGGCCGACGAGTCCGACGCATCGTTCCTGAACCTGCTGCCTGTGATGGCCGTGGTGACCAACATCGACGCCGACCACATGGAGACCTACGGCCACGACTTTGGCCGACTCAAGGGTGCGTTCGTCGATTTTCTGCACCGCATGCCGTTCTATGGCACGGCCATCCTGTGCGTGGACAGCCCGGCCGTGCGCGACATTCTGCAAAGCGTGACCTGCCCCATCACCAGCTACGGTTTTTCGGAGGATGCGCAGGTGCGTGCCGTCAACGTCCGGGCTGAGGCGGGGCAGATGCACTTCACGGTGCAGCGGCGCAATGGCGTGACCTTGCCTGATCTGGACATCGTGCTGAACCTGGCGGGCGAGCACAACGTGCTCAACGCGCTGTCGGCCATCGCGGTGGCGGTGGAGCTCAACATTCCCGACGAAGCCGTGCAGCGTGCGCTGGCGGGTTTCAAGGGTGTGGGTCGGCGCTTCCAAAGTTATGGCAACTTGCCCGCCAAAGACGGGGGGCTGTTCACCGTGATCGACGACTACGGCCACCACCCGGTCGAGATGGCCGCCACGCTGGCGGCAGCGCGCGGCGCCTTTCCGGGCCGCCGCCTGGTGCTGGCCTTTCAGCCGCACCGCTACAGCCGCACGCGCGATTGTTTCGAGGATTTTGTGAAAGTCATCGGCAATGCCGACGCGGTGCTACTCACCGAGGTGTATGCAGCTGGCGAGGCGCCCGTGGTGGCCGCCGACGGTCGCTCGTTGGCCCGCGCTCTGCGGGTCGCGGGGCGCGTGGAGCCCATGTTCGTTGACAACGTGGCCGACCTGCCGCAGGCCATTGGCGACAACGCGCGCAATGGCGATGTGGTGATGTGCATGGGCGCTGGCTCCATCGGGGCTGTACCCGGAAAGGTCGTTGATTTGCTACAAAATAGTGAGCTGAAGGCGGTTGAAGGGAGCGCACTATGA
- the murG gene encoding undecaprenyldiphospho-muramoylpentapeptide beta-N-acetylglucosaminyltransferase, giving the protein MTPKTALIMAGGTGGHIFPGLAVAEELRARGWRVHWLGAPGSMESRIVPTHGFALELIDFSGVRGKGLVTLALLPLRLLRAFWQALQVVRRVKPDVVVGLGGYITFPGGMMGVLAGKPLVLHEQNSVAGMANKVLAGVADRVFTAFPNVFKQGQWVGNPLRTAFTQQAGPAERFAGRTGPLRLLVVGGSLGARALNEIVPQAIALMPLEQRPTVVHQSGATQIDALRAHYAAAGVKAELTPFIDDTASAFAAADIIVCRAGASTVTEIAAVGAASIFVPFPSAVDDHQTTNAQFLVNAGGGWLVQQRDLSPQGLAQMLLNMERPALIDKALKAKNMQKINATREVVTACEELAA; this is encoded by the coding sequence ATGACGCCAAAAACCGCCCTCATCATGGCGGGTGGCACCGGTGGCCACATCTTCCCCGGCCTGGCCGTGGCCGAGGAGCTTCGCGCGCGTGGCTGGCGCGTGCACTGGCTGGGCGCGCCGGGCAGCATGGAGTCACGCATCGTGCCCACGCACGGCTTTGCGCTGGAGCTGATCGACTTTTCGGGCGTGCGCGGCAAGGGTCTCGTCACGCTGGCGCTGCTGCCGCTTCGCTTGTTGCGTGCGTTCTGGCAAGCCCTGCAGGTGGTGCGCCGCGTCAAGCCCGACGTGGTGGTGGGCCTGGGGGGCTACATCACTTTTCCGGGTGGAATGATGGGCGTTCTGGCTGGCAAGCCGCTGGTGCTGCATGAGCAGAACTCGGTGGCGGGTATGGCCAACAAGGTGCTGGCAGGCGTGGCCGACCGCGTGTTCACTGCCTTCCCCAATGTGTTCAAGCAAGGCCAGTGGGTGGGCAACCCGCTGCGCACGGCCTTCACGCAGCAAGCCGGGCCCGCTGAGCGGTTTGCCGGGCGCACCGGCCCTCTGCGTCTGTTGGTGGTGGGTGGCAGCCTGGGCGCACGCGCGCTCAACGAGATCGTGCCGCAGGCCATCGCCCTCATGCCCCTCGAACAGCGCCCCACCGTGGTTCACCAGAGTGGTGCCACGCAGATCGATGCCCTGCGTGCCCACTATGCGGCCGCCGGGGTCAAGGCCGAACTCACACCGTTCATCGACGACACCGCCAGCGCATTTGCGGCGGCCGACATCATCGTCTGCCGCGCGGGCGCCAGCACCGTGACAGAAATTGCCGCCGTAGGGGCCGCGTCCATTTTTGTACCTTTCCCCTCGGCGGTGGACGACCACCAGACCACCAACGCGCAGTTCCTGGTGAACGCCGGAGGCGGCTGGCTGGTGCAGCAACGTGATCTGTCGCCCCAAGGGTTGGCACAGATGCTATTGAATATGGAGCGCCCCGCGCTGATAGATAAAGCGCTCAAGGCCAAAAACATGCAAAAAATCAATGCCACTCGCGAAGTGGTCACTGCCTGCGAGGAGCTTGCAGCATGA
- the ftsW gene encoding putative lipid II flippase FtsW — protein sequence MTAPASTLLQRVTGWFGGLPGKAADVLPVRVGGTEYRQSSSTPASVLGFDQALLWVVVALLAWGLVMVYSASIAMPDNPRFANYASTHFLTRHVMYLVVGFVAALLTFQIPMALWERVAPWLFVLALLMLVAVLIPGVGKVVNGARRWLSIGPIGFQPSEVAKFAVLIYAADYMVRKMEVKERFFRAVLPMGAAVAIVGVLLLAEPDMGAFMVVAVIAMGILFLGGVNARMFFLIAGVLVGAFALMIASSPWRRERVFAYLDPFSEQHALGKGYQLSHSLIAIGRGEIFGVGLGGSVEKLHWLPEAHTDFLLAVIGEEFGLLGVLALIVLFLWMTRRIMHIGRQAIALDRVFSGLVAQGVAIWIGFQAFINMGVNLGALPTKGLTLPLMSFGGSAILMNLVALAVVLRVDYENKLLMRGGRV from the coding sequence ATGACAGCACCCGCCAGCACCCTGCTGCAACGCGTGACCGGCTGGTTTGGTGGCTTGCCGGGCAAGGCGGCCGATGTGCTGCCCGTGCGTGTGGGCGGCACCGAGTACCGGCAATCTTCCAGCACACCTGCCAGCGTTCTGGGGTTTGACCAGGCCCTGCTGTGGGTGGTGGTGGCATTGCTCGCCTGGGGGCTGGTCATGGTGTATTCGGCATCCATCGCCATGCCGGACAACCCGCGGTTTGCCAACTATGCATCCACCCACTTCCTCACCCGGCACGTGATGTACCTGGTGGTGGGTTTTGTGGCGGCGCTGTTGACGTTCCAGATACCTATGGCACTGTGGGAGCGCGTGGCGCCCTGGCTGTTTGTGCTGGCCCTTCTGATGCTGGTGGCCGTATTGATCCCCGGGGTCGGCAAGGTGGTCAATGGGGCGCGGCGCTGGTTGTCCATCGGGCCTATCGGGTTCCAGCCCTCCGAGGTGGCCAAGTTTGCTGTGCTCATCTACGCTGCCGATTACATGGTGCGCAAGATGGAGGTCAAGGAGCGCTTCTTCCGCGCGGTATTGCCGATGGGCGCTGCCGTGGCCATTGTGGGCGTTTTGTTGCTGGCCGAGCCCGACATGGGCGCCTTCATGGTGGTGGCGGTGATCGCCATGGGCATCTTGTTTCTGGGCGGCGTCAACGCCCGCATGTTTTTCCTGATCGCCGGGGTGCTGGTGGGCGCCTTTGCGCTGATGATCGCCAGCTCGCCCTGGCGCCGCGAGCGTGTGTTCGCTTACCTCGACCCCTTCAGCGAGCAGCATGCACTGGGCAAGGGCTACCAGCTCTCGCATTCGCTCATCGCCATCGGGCGCGGCGAAATTTTTGGTGTCGGCCTGGGCGGTAGTGTGGAAAAACTGCACTGGCTGCCCGAAGCTCATACCGACTTTCTGCTGGCCGTGATTGGCGAGGAGTTCGGCTTGCTGGGTGTGCTCGCACTCATCGTGCTGTTCCTGTGGATGACCCGCCGCATCATGCACATCGGCCGCCAGGCCATTGCACTGGACCGCGTGTTCTCTGGCCTGGTGGCGCAAGGGGTGGCGATCTGGATCGGCTTCCAGGCGTTCATCAACATGGGTGTGAACCTGGGGGCTCTGCCCACCAAGGGGCTCACGCTGCCACTGATGAGTTTCGGGGGGTCGGCGATCTTGATGAATCTCGTGGCGCTTGCGGTGGTATTGCGGGTGGATTATGAAAACAAGCTTCTCATGCGCGGAGGCCGCGTATGA
- the murD gene encoding UDP-N-acetylmuramoyl-L-alanine--D-glutamate ligase, giving the protein MNPNDHTPSLGTPGVPETELSSGSGAGAGVPVPSAPSAEAQAVPPAASERAEAQEGALDAVVAAELPTTDAPPESARPAEAADALTAKPAIAGTSTAWNPEAVPAVSAAKAAADFVAQIFADVSAPEDSAAVSAGVDSDEAAAASAEPVEPLAPAREGVAQLLRGQNILILGLGASGLAMARWCVRCGAQVTVADTRAAPPQLPALQQELPLVRFVSGAFDASLVVGQNLQAVYRSPGLSPQSVAPVFEAATAGGISAGGELSLYAAALTALRASHAYTPAVLAITGTNGKTTVTSLTGQLVERSGKRVAVAGNIGPTLLDTLAGHLDADTLPDVWVLELSSFQLDGITGFEPTAATVLNITQDHLDWHGDIDAYAAAKARIFGMTGLMVLNREDATVIQMLPPPVKVKLQKPQVRAHLTFGGDMPRRPGDFGIEVVSGMPWLVRAMDADETRKRGRNDVEEDLHIQRLMPADALRIRGRHNASNALAALALAAAAGCPLAPMLYGLREYRGEPHRVEPVAIIHSVEYFDDSKGTNVGATVAALIGLGTERRLVVILGGEGKGQDFSPLAVPVSRYARAVVLMGRDAPLIRAALEESGVALLDAETLPQAVALAAQRAHAGDAVLMSPACASFDMFKDYEHRAQVFCDAVRAMADDAGQPVEGMA; this is encoded by the coding sequence ATGAACCCGAACGATCACACGCCCTCCCTTGGCACACCCGGTGTGCCCGAGACCGAGTTGTCCTCTGGGTCTGGTGCAGGTGCGGGCGTGCCTGTGCCCAGCGCACCGAGCGCTGAGGCGCAGGCCGTTCCACCAGCCGCCAGCGAGCGCGCTGAAGCGCAGGAAGGGGCGCTGGATGCCGTGGTCGCTGCGGAGTTGCCCACCACCGATGCACCGCCTGAATCCGCACGGCCCGCAGAGGCGGCGGATGCCTTGACGGCGAAGCCCGCCATCGCGGGCACCAGCACGGCGTGGAACCCCGAAGCCGTGCCCGCCGTGTCGGCCGCCAAGGCTGCAGCCGATTTTGTGGCGCAGATTTTTGCCGACGTGTCGGCCCCCGAGGACAGCGCCGCTGTGAGTGCAGGCGTTGATAGCGACGAGGCTGCCGCTGCGTCGGCAGAGCCCGTCGAACCGCTGGCCCCCGCCCGCGAAGGTGTTGCACAACTGCTGAGAGGCCAGAACATCCTCATCCTGGGCCTGGGCGCCTCGGGCCTGGCCATGGCGCGCTGGTGCGTGCGCTGCGGCGCGCAGGTCACTGTGGCCGACACGCGTGCTGCACCACCTCAATTGCCCGCGCTGCAGCAGGAGTTGCCCCTGGTTCGTTTTGTGTCGGGCGCCTTCGACGCCAGCCTGGTCGTGGGGCAGAACCTGCAGGCGGTCTACCGCTCGCCAGGGCTGAGTCCGCAGTCGGTTGCTCCTGTTTTTGAAGCGGCTACCGCCGGTGGAATAAGCGCTGGGGGCGAGTTGAGCTTGTATGCGGCGGCGTTGACGGCCCTGCGTGCATCGCATGCCTACACGCCTGCCGTGCTGGCCATCACCGGGACCAACGGCAAGACCACCGTGACCTCGCTCACCGGCCAGCTGGTGGAACGCTCTGGCAAGCGCGTGGCGGTGGCCGGCAACATTGGCCCGACTCTGCTCGATACGCTGGCCGGTCATCTGGATGCGGATACGCTGCCCGACGTGTGGGTGCTGGAGTTGTCGAGCTTCCAGCTGGATGGCATCACTGGCTTCGAACCCACCGCGGCGACCGTGCTCAACATCACGCAGGACCACCTCGACTGGCATGGCGACATCGACGCCTATGCCGCCGCCAAGGCCCGTATTTTTGGCATGACAGGCCTGATGGTCCTGAATCGCGAAGACGCCACTGTCATTCAGATGTTGCCTCCCCCCGTCAAGGTCAAGCTGCAAAAGCCGCAGGTGCGCGCGCACCTCACCTTTGGCGGCGACATGCCCCGGCGTCCGGGCGACTTTGGGATTGAGGTGGTGAGCGGAATGCCCTGGCTGGTGCGTGCCATGGACGCAGACGAAACCCGCAAGCGCGGACGCAACGACGTCGAGGAAGACCTGCACATCCAGCGGCTCATGCCTGCCGACGCGCTGCGCATCCGGGGGCGCCACAACGCCTCCAACGCGCTGGCCGCACTGGCTTTGGCCGCAGCCGCTGGCTGCCCCCTGGCGCCCATGTTGTACGGCCTGCGTGAATACCGGGGTGAGCCACACCGCGTGGAGCCCGTGGCGATCATCCACAGCGTGGAATACTTCGACGACAGCAAGGGCACCAACGTGGGCGCCACGGTCGCAGCGCTCATCGGCCTGGGTACCGAGCGCCGCCTGGTGGTCATCCTGGGCGGCGAAGGCAAGGGGCAGGACTTCTCTCCCTTGGCCGTGCCGGTATCGCGTTATGCCCGCGCGGTGGTGCTGATGGGGCGCGATGCGCCGCTGATCCGCGCAGCCCTGGAAGAGTCCGGCGTGGCCTTGCTGGATGCTGAAACGCTGCCTCAGGCCGTAGCGCTGGCCGCCCAGCGGGCGCACGCGGGCGATGCGGTCTTGATGTCGCCTGCCTGCGCCAGCTTCGACATGTTCAAGGATTACGAGCACCGGGCACAGGTCTTCTGTGACGCCGTGCGCGCGATGGCAGACGATGCCGGGCAGCCGGTGGAGGGGATGGCATGA